One region of Pirellulales bacterium genomic DNA includes:
- a CDS encoding dihydrodipicolinate synthase family protein: protein MAGDNRLRGIFTPNIVPLDARGEINEPELRRYTDWLIERGVHGLYPNGSTGEFTRFTVEERRRIIAIMADQTRGRVPILAGAAESNVRETIRACEYYHSLGVRAVAIVSPYYYKLSPPAVYAYFREIGRNTPVDVTLYNIPMFASPIDVPTVQRLSEEFEKIVAIKDSSGDLPHMIRMIAAVRPNRPDFAFLTGWDAALMPMLLVGCDGGTNATSGVVPEITRKLFDLTVDGRIDEARELQYKVLRLFDAMMYTADFPEGFRAALTLRGFQPGAGRQPLSEGQQIELGVVRENLQCLLAEEGFTDEPLGGCPPAGRNDAKQINQIVQGVLAELKRRGLSS from the coding sequence ATGGCCGGCGACAATCGCCTTCGCGGTATTTTCACACCGAATATCGTCCCGCTTGACGCTCGTGGCGAAATCAACGAGCCCGAGTTGCGCCGCTACACCGATTGGTTGATCGAGCGCGGCGTGCATGGACTCTACCCGAACGGATCGACAGGTGAGTTCACGCGGTTCACGGTCGAGGAGCGCCGGCGAATCATCGCCATCATGGCGGACCAGACGCGCGGTCGCGTGCCGATCCTGGCCGGGGCCGCTGAATCCAACGTGCGCGAAACGATCCGTGCCTGCGAGTACTATCATTCGCTGGGCGTGCGGGCCGTGGCCATTGTGTCCCCTTATTACTACAAGCTCAGCCCACCGGCTGTGTACGCGTATTTTCGTGAGATCGGCCGCAACACGCCGGTCGATGTGACGCTGTACAACATTCCGATGTTCGCCTCGCCGATCGACGTGCCGACCGTGCAGCGATTGAGCGAAGAGTTCGAAAAGATCGTGGCGATCAAAGATTCCTCAGGCGATCTGCCGCACATGATCCGCATGATCGCGGCCGTGCGACCGAATCGGCCCGACTTCGCATTTCTCACCGGCTGGGATGCGGCGCTGATGCCGATGCTGCTGGTTGGTTGCGATGGCGGCACCAATGCCACGAGCGGTGTCGTTCCGGAGATCACACGCAAGCTGTTCGACCTGACCGTCGACGGACGAATCGATGAAGCACGCGAGCTGCAGTACAAAGTGCTGCGTCTGTTCGACGCCATGATGTACACGGCCGATTTCCCAGAAGGCTTTCGCGCGGCGCTTACACTGCGGGGATTTCAGCCGGGCGCGGGCCGGCAGCCTCTCTCCGAAGGGCAACAGATCGAGTTGGGCGTGGTGCGCGAGAATCTACAGTGCTTGCTGGCCGAGGAAGGATTCACCGACGAACCGCTCGGTGGCTGTCCGCCGGCCGGACGCAACGATGCCAAGCAGATCAACCAGATCGTTCAGGGCGTGCTGGCCGAACTAAAACGGCGCGGCCTTTCGAGCTGA
- a CDS encoding BMC domain-containing protein: protein MARKKAKPAVAGRTRAGAQLRKPVKRPVKRKAPARRATSEVQPVEPAPPPAPEPYSLALIEVGNLTPALLVADRCAKAAGVHILGIESTDSPVQCIKLIGRTADVREAAVQGAELAVQMGTAATWTVMPAPVEATRKLAEQPPAYSPLLDSYDSRHPLENHMSTSQAIGLIETQGLVAALHATDDMLKSAAVELVGKEKIGAAYVTIVIRGDVAAVQAAIAVGKETVERLGGKLIMADLIPRPHADLAALLPK, encoded by the coding sequence ATGGCCCGTAAGAAAGCCAAACCTGCTGTTGCCGGACGCACGCGGGCTGGCGCGCAACTACGGAAACCGGTCAAACGCCCCGTAAAGCGCAAGGCTCCCGCGCGCCGCGCGACGTCTGAGGTGCAACCCGTTGAGCCCGCTCCTCCCCCCGCGCCTGAACCCTATAGTCTGGCTCTGATCGAGGTGGGAAATCTGACGCCGGCCCTGTTAGTTGCCGATCGCTGCGCCAAAGCCGCCGGCGTCCACATCCTGGGCATCGAGAGTACCGACAGTCCGGTACAGTGCATCAAGCTCATCGGACGCACGGCCGATGTGCGCGAAGCTGCCGTGCAAGGGGCCGAGCTGGCCGTACAGATGGGGACGGCGGCAACCTGGACGGTAATGCCAGCCCCCGTCGAAGCGACGCGCAAGCTGGCCGAGCAGCCGCCCGCCTACAGTCCACTATTGGATTCCTACGACTCACGCCATCCGTTGGAGAATCACATGAGCACTTCCCAAGCCATCGGCTTGATCGAAACGCAAGGGCTGGTCGCGGCCCTGCATGCGACCGACGACATGCTGAAATCGGCCGCCGTCGAGTTGGTCGGCAAGGAGAAGATCGGCGCAGCCTATGTAACGATCGTCATCCGCGGCGACGTAGCGGCCGTGCAAGCAGCAATCGCGGTCGGCAAGGAAACCGTCGAACGCCTGGGCGGCAAACTGATCATGGCCGATCTGATCCCACGTC